The following coding sequences are from one Haliotis asinina isolate JCU_RB_2024 chromosome 3, JCU_Hal_asi_v2, whole genome shotgun sequence window:
- the LOC137279198 gene encoding cytoplasmic dynein 2 heavy chain 1-like isoform X1, which translates to MGCGSSKDGTADSPKKAASPRKSNAKAEQVEVDVSNSKTDSPERQRATPSPTNVSPRKEQQSPDYDASYAGTQSPHPESPKHEDVKGKAGKSKYEDKDETSFQEANDKGYKRRVRERLKTSTGGSDIQDLEKMIALFERSRLEDCGDLTRAKERLRYLKLKRDLRDSMRRRHVGVLNRTIADVQASPYAYQLRTQLEKAEKLRDHLKELNTYNHDILQMEQTTISELRSYQRPPSCVHDVMAATYMLLGHSEDRLTEWADIQCQMGKLGREGLVRQVETFDTNDVDDQTASRVQEILGYHDLDQVRAASNGAASFHVWSSQMVEKINKDKQREEDTRRQEEEKQSVASSKGRKKKG; encoded by the exons ATGGGTTGTGGATCTTCTAAGGATGGAACAGCGGATAGTCCAAAGAAGGCAGCTAGTCCAAGGAAGAGTAACGCCAAAGCTGAACAG GTTGAGGTCGACGTTAGTAACAGCAAGACAGACTCCCCAGAGCGGCAGCGAGCGACGCCGTCACCGACAAATGTCTCTCCTCGGAAGGAGCAACAGTCTCCAGACTATGACGCATCATACGCTGGTACACAGAGTCCTCATCCCGAGTCTCCCAAACACGAGGATGTG AAGGGCAAGGCCGGGAAGTCGAAGTACGAGGACAAGGATGAAACGTCTTTTCAGGAGGCCAATGACAAGGGTTACAAG AGGAGAGTCCGTGAGAGACTGAAGACATCCACAGGAGGGTCTGACATCCAGGATCTGGAGAAGATGATAGCTTTATTTGAGAGATCCAGGCTTGAGGACTGTGGTGATCTGACTCGTGCCAAGGAGAGGCTCAGATATCTCAAACTGAAGAGAG ATTTACGCGACTCAATGCGCCGGCGCCACGTTGGCGTATTGAACCGGACAATAGCTGACGTACAGGCGTCTCCGTACGCCTACCAGCTCCGGACTCAGTTGGAGAAAGCCGAGAAACTTCGCGACCATCTGAAGGAGCTGAACACCTACAACCATGATATCCTCCAGATGGAACAGACAACAATATCGGAGTTAAGGAGCTATCAGCGACCTCCCAGCTGTGTCCATGACGTCATGGCGGCTACATACATGCTGTTAGGCCACAGTGAGGATCGACTGACG GAATGGGCTGACATCCAGTGCCAAATGGGCAAGCTGGGTAGAGAGGGTCTGGTGAGACAGGTGGAGACATTTGACACCAACGACGTTGACGACCAGACAGCCAGCAGAGTCCAGGAAATCCTCGGGTACCACGATCTAGACCAAGTGCGGGCAGCAAGTAATGGTGCGGCCAGTTTCCATGTCTGG TCTAGCCAAATGGTGGAGAAGATAAACAAAGACAAGCAGAGAGAGGAGGACACGAGAAGGCAGGAGGAAGAGAAACAGTCTGTAGCCAGCAGTAAAGGAAGAAAGAAGAAAGGATAG
- the LOC137279198 gene encoding cytoplasmic dynein 2 heavy chain 1-like isoform X2 — protein sequence MGCGSSKDGTADSPKKAASPRKSNAKAEQKGKAGKSKYEDKDETSFQEANDKGYKRRVRERLKTSTGGSDIQDLEKMIALFERSRLEDCGDLTRAKERLRYLKLKRDLRDSMRRRHVGVLNRTIADVQASPYAYQLRTQLEKAEKLRDHLKELNTYNHDILQMEQTTISELRSYQRPPSCVHDVMAATYMLLGHSEDRLTEWADIQCQMGKLGREGLVRQVETFDTNDVDDQTASRVQEILGYHDLDQVRAASNGAASFHVWSSQMVEKINKDKQREEDTRRQEEEKQSVASSKGRKKKG from the exons ATGGGTTGTGGATCTTCTAAGGATGGAACAGCGGATAGTCCAAAGAAGGCAGCTAGTCCAAGGAAGAGTAACGCCAAAGCTGAACAG AAGGGCAAGGCCGGGAAGTCGAAGTACGAGGACAAGGATGAAACGTCTTTTCAGGAGGCCAATGACAAGGGTTACAAG AGGAGAGTCCGTGAGAGACTGAAGACATCCACAGGAGGGTCTGACATCCAGGATCTGGAGAAGATGATAGCTTTATTTGAGAGATCCAGGCTTGAGGACTGTGGTGATCTGACTCGTGCCAAGGAGAGGCTCAGATATCTCAAACTGAAGAGAG ATTTACGCGACTCAATGCGCCGGCGCCACGTTGGCGTATTGAACCGGACAATAGCTGACGTACAGGCGTCTCCGTACGCCTACCAGCTCCGGACTCAGTTGGAGAAAGCCGAGAAACTTCGCGACCATCTGAAGGAGCTGAACACCTACAACCATGATATCCTCCAGATGGAACAGACAACAATATCGGAGTTAAGGAGCTATCAGCGACCTCCCAGCTGTGTCCATGACGTCATGGCGGCTACATACATGCTGTTAGGCCACAGTGAGGATCGACTGACG GAATGGGCTGACATCCAGTGCCAAATGGGCAAGCTGGGTAGAGAGGGTCTGGTGAGACAGGTGGAGACATTTGACACCAACGACGTTGACGACCAGACAGCCAGCAGAGTCCAGGAAATCCTCGGGTACCACGATCTAGACCAAGTGCGGGCAGCAAGTAATGGTGCGGCCAGTTTCCATGTCTGG TCTAGCCAAATGGTGGAGAAGATAAACAAAGACAAGCAGAGAGAGGAGGACACGAGAAGGCAGGAGGAAGAGAAACAGTCTGTAGCCAGCAGTAAAGGAAGAAAGAAGAAAGGATAG